One Equus quagga isolate Etosha38 chromosome 5, UCLA_HA_Equagga_1.0, whole genome shotgun sequence genomic window carries:
- the ZMYM6 gene encoding zinc finger MYM-type protein 6 isoform X2: MKEPLDGECGKAMAPQQGLLDKIKEEPDNAQEYGHAPMPKTQESELKITAVFSVNDSPLAQQLTRGFQFSVASPGPNILLPSVPAVAIQVFCSGCKKMLYRGQTAYHKTGSTQLFCSTRCITGYSSSACPAPPPKKTCTNCSKDILNPKDVITTQFESSSPSKDFCSQSCLSSYELKKKPVVTIYTNSVSTKCSMCQKNADIRFEVKYQNVVHGLCSDACFSKFHSTNNLTMNCCENCGSYCYSSCGPCQSQKVFSSTSVIAYKQNSAQTPPYALGKSLRPSAEMIETTNDSGKTELFCSINCLSAYRVKTVISSGVQVLCHSCKTSAIPQYHLAMSSGAIYSFCSSSCVVAFQNVFNKPKRTNPSVVPMSQGRVVVSPPSGSAVPAGGGGASVISGSTASGLQRLAAQPQQAALTHSVKLRCQHCNYLFATKPDLLFYKGKMFLFCGKTCSADYKKKNKVMAMCDYCKLQKIIKETVRFSGVDKPFCSEVCKFLSARDFGERWGNYCKMCSYCSQTSPNLVENRLEGKLEEFCCEDCMSKFTVLFYQMAKCDGCKRQGKLSESIKWQGNVKYFCNLFCVLEFCHRQITNDRLPQNKVIISKAPSASMELSSAQTNTTPVITSVVSLAKISPAQPTGNTNSAVEGAVTKEAVKIIEDESAPCRILEDNARKNQKRH, translated from the exons atgaaagagCCTTTGGATGGTGAATGTGGCAAAGCAATGGCACCACAACAGGGGCTTCTGgacaaaattaaagaagaaccTGACAATGCTCAa gaaTATGGACATGCCCCAATGCCAAAAACTCAAGAAAGTGAACTGAAAATTACTGCTGTGTTTTCAGTCAATGACAGTCCTCTTG ccCAGCAGTTGACCCGAGGCTTTCAGTTTTCTGTTGCATCACCTGGCCCAAATATATTGCTTCCTTCAGTTCCAGCTGTAGCTATTCAGGTTTTCTGTTCTGGCTGTAAAAAAATGCTCTATAGGGGGCAAACTGCTTATCATAAGACGGGATCTACTCAGCTCTTCTGCTCCACGCGGTGTATCACGGGATATTCCTCATcggcctgcccagcccctcctcccaagAAAACCTGCACAAACTGCTCCAA AGACATTTTAAATCCAAAGGATGTGATCACAACACAATTTGAAAGTTCCTCTCCTAGCAAAGATTTCTGCAGCCAATCATGCCTTTCTTCTTACGAGCTAAAGAAAAAACCTGTTGTGACCATATATACCAATAGCGTCTCAACTAAGTGTAGTATGTGTCAGAAGAATGCTGAC ATTCGATTTGAAGTTAAATATCAAAATGTGGTACATGGTCTTTGTAGCGATGCCTGCTTCTCAAAATTTCACTCTACCAACAACCTCACCATGAACTGCTGTGAGAACTGTGGGAGCTATTGCTATAGTAGCTGTGGTCCTTGCCAGTCCCAGAAGGTTTTTAGTTCGACCAGTGTCATAGCATATAAGCAG aATTCAGCCCAAACTCCTCCATATGCCTTGGGGAAATCATTGAGGCCCTCAGCTGAAATGATTGAGACTACGAATGACTCAGGAAAAACAGAACTTTTCTGCTCGATTAATTGCTTATCTGCTTACAGAGTTAAGACAGTTATTTCTTCAG GTGTCCAGGTTTTGTGTCACAGTTGTAAAACCTCAGCAATTCCTCAGTATCACCTTGCCATGTCCAGTGGAGCTATATACAGCTTCTGCAGCTCCAGCTGTGTGGTGGCTTTCCAG AATGTATTCAACAAGCCGAAAAGAACAAACCCTTCAGTGGTGCCCATGTCTCAGGGCCGAGTGGTTGTAAGTCCGCCCTCCGGGTCAGCCGTgcctgcaggaggagggggcgCCTCTGTCATCAGCGGCTCCACTGCATCTGGTCTCCAGCGTCTTGCTGCCCAACCCCAGCAAGCTGCTTTAACCCATTCAGTTAAACTCAGGTGTCAGCACTGTAACTATCTGTTTGCCACAAAACCAGATCTTCTTTTCTACAAG ggtaaaatgtttctgttttgtggCAAGACTTGCTCTGCtgattacaaaaagaaaaataaagttatggcGATGTGTGACTACTGTAAACTGCAGAAAATTATCAAGGAGACTGTACGATTTTCAGGGGTGGATAAGCCATTCTGCAGTGAAG TTTGCAAATTCCTCTCTGCCCGGGACTTTGGCGAACGGTGGGGCAACTACTGTAAGATGTGCAGTTATTGCTCACAGACGTCTCCTAATTTGGTGGAAAATCGACTGGAGGGCAAGTTAGAGGAGTTTTGCTGTGAAGACTGCATGTCCAAATTCACGGTTCTGTTTTATCAG ATGGCCAAATGTGATGGTTGTAAACGACAGGGTAAGCTAAGTGAGTCCATAAAATGGCAAGGAAATGTCAAATATTTCTGTAACCTATTTTGTGTCTTGGAGTTTTGTCACCGGCAAATTACAAATGACCGTCTTCCacaaaataaag tAATTATTTCTAAGGCGCCATCTGCTTCAATGGAGCTCTCTTCTGCACAGACAAATACAACACCAGTGATAACCAGTGTGGTGTCATTGGCAAAAATCTCTCCTGCCCAGCCCACAGGGAACACTAACAGTGCTGTAGAAG GTGCAGTTACGAAAGAGGCAGTAAAGATCATTGAAGAT GAGAGTGCACCCTGCAGAATATTAGAAGATAATGCTCGGAAAAACCAAAAGCGGCATTAA